The Athene noctua chromosome 25, bAthNoc1.hap1.1, whole genome shotgun sequence region CCCAGCGTCAGCACGGCCTCTGGAAGAGGGAAAGAGGCAGCAGTGACCATTAGTGTCGTGGATCGCCCCTAGCACTTTCCCAGGGGCTTCACCAGCGTTGCCGTTCCGCGCTCTGCGCTCCGAGCGCGGCGGCactgccccgccggccccgcagcacCGAGCGCATCGCCGGGaccggccggcggggcgggggcgcatCACGTGCCACTGCGCATGCGGCATTTCCGCGCTGCAGTACCGACGTCTGGCCGCCTGGTGGCACCATCTCCCCATTTCTCCTCTGAGCATTTCCCGGAAGCAGAAGTGACGCCCCGACCATCCCAACGCGGCACCTGCTCCCCGGGCGGACAGGGCTCGTCTTCCTCTGGCCCGGCAGCGAGCAGCAGGCGCTGCAGAGAGAGCGCTCACACAAACGGGGGAGAAACCTGGAGTGGACACGGCAGGGGGGTCTACGTGTAGGTGGAAACGCGTGTGAGGGGACAACGGGTGGGGGTGACCCGCACCAGGGGGTCCACCCCGGATAACCCGCAGCAGATCACTCACCTGGGACAACCTCAACAGATGATCCACTCCGGAGAACTGAGCCGCACCAGATAATCCACACCAGAGAAGAACTCCCAGCAATGCCCCTCAAACAGCTAGTGCCTCATCCCAAATTTTTCCCAAATTCAGTCTAggttgtttgttgggtttttttttgcttttctgtagtaCAGAAATCAGCGGTTTTTTCTTTTCCGAAATACtccattttgggttttttcagcacCTCTCCACAACATAAAAAttggtgcttttttgttttgtgcatGAAAATGGTGGTTTTCTGCTCTCCAGCTGCACAAATCCAGGCAGATTTGGCTTTCGGAGGAGCCCTAAACtgaagggttttttccccccattgcAGACCCAGGATCAGGGGGGTTGGGGTATTTTTGTGCCGTGGTAGCGacccctgctctgcctgcaggacCCTGTAGGGGACAGGCCCAATTTGGAGGAAATCGGCCCCAGACtggaatggaaaaggaaaaaggagaagggagagCAGGCAGCTTCTGAAAGTGCTTTTATATCTTCAATATAGAGATATTTTAGGGGGTGAGGCCAGAGGGGAGATTAAATCCTTTCTATGACCAGGGTTTCTTTGCATTTTACCAGTCTTACAAGACATTTACACTTATGTAtctatttatacacatatattgATTTAGGATATATCTATATTATCTATTTCCACTTACAGAATATCTATCTAGACATACAtatttgcacacacacatatctatTTACACTTACATAGAGTATCTATTTAGACTTAGCTGTTTACACTTACATCTATTTAGACTTAGATATCTATTTAGACTTACATATAATCTCTATTTAGATCCCATATAAGCTACCAACAGCCCTGAGAGTCCCTGACAATGCACCCCTCAGATACAAACCTCCTTCTCTCAGGCGCACTGTCACAGGTTCTTGCCGCGTCAAAGGGACTGCAGGAGCCACAGCCAAGAGTACAAAGAGTAAACCAATCACTTATTAGTCATTACACATAAATAACACTTGGGATTGAGATTTCACAGGGCTTGGTGCCATTATGCTTTCACCTTCTGTGAAATCTGAACAGTTGCTACTGGACTGGCATTCATCAGTCTGGTGGGGAACAGTCAGCTCCTGCCATTGCCCTTGATGTGGCAAGTCACCAAGTGGCCATCAGCCTCCCTTGAGCTTTTTCCTTTGGGGATGGAATTAATTTCTGGTAGTTGAGAGAAAATTGCGTCTGTCTGTGCTTAGACTAGCAGCCTGAAAGCACATTTCACACCTCTCAGCTCCTTGCCACCTCACCGGTCTGGTACCATGTGTCATGCCTGTACAGCGTCAAACCAAGACCTCAGAGCACAGAACTGAACGCTGGGTGACACAGGAGAAAGTTTTTGTCATGATCTTGACCACCTGCATTGCCCAGCACCAGAAGTCACGAGGCGGGTGGTGGGTGGCCACAATGCACAGATGGTGTCTCAGCCAGCCGCCCCGCTGGCCGTCATCCCTCCGATGCTGTGCTGGCGCAGCACATGTCACTGGAGACCCTGGCTGCAGGGTTCCATTTGTAGCCACAGAGCAGGCTCAGAGCCGGGCCACCTGCTGAAAAAGCAAGGGCATGTactgctccctgctcctgctcGGTCCATCCTACACGATCCTGGAGCTGGGGGATGGTTTGCTCCCACCTGCTTTCCAGTTTGGGGCTTGATCCACCCCGTCATCCGGCTTCTGGTGATGGCACTGGTGACCCCTCGGTCACACACGGCTCTGCAGTCGCCGGGGGCCCCTTGGTGCCCTCCTGGGGCCACGCAAAGTtggctgtgctcttcctccttgCCCTCTTGTATCTCTGGGCACCCTGTCATTTTGCTTGTTGTGCCATTTTACTTTCCTACTCCTTCATCCTTACTCTCTTCCAGAGCAAATACAGTCCTTGAGGAGTAAGGGTAATAGTAATAGTGTTAGGAGAGATGCGCGCTGCAGCCGTCATTCTCAGGAAGACATCCTTTTGCTTCACACAGTAGGAAGAGAGTCGCCATAGGGTTCCCAGAACTACTtctgataattatttttgtcacagCAGGCATTGCAGAAAACCACCACATGGTTTGCAAGCTCTTCCATAATACATTTAGAGCATGAAGATTCTGCTTAGCATTGAGACCGGTCTACAGGCAAGTCTTGGGAGGCCACAATTAAATCTTCTCTGTAGCTATAGGAGTAGTCCAGAACTGGGAAAACTGAAAATAGCTTAGGACCATCCTCCAGAATAAACAGCAGCCCAGAATACTACTGCCTTATGTGTCTGACAGCTGCATAACATGTGCGAAAAAAGCAGATGCAGGGTACTTTTGCTCATTGTTTCTGTGTCTATTAGAAATGCACTCTGAGCTGACTGACTCGCAGGAACGCTCGAAATACAAGGTGgatgtaaatttattttatactAATTTTGGCTGTTCTGAAGAGTGGGGAGAGTCATCATCCACCAAGACGTCATGCTGTCATCTGAATATCCCATACTAATacatttaataaatgaaaatacagatttcagcACATATATAATGTTGAAATTCACgttgaaaacaaacaagaaaaacaacaagTAAATCCtacctgtttaaaaaaataccactttcCAGTTCCACACTGTAGTCAGGAGATCAAAAGATAGAAGTAGCAATTTATGCAAGCTGAGCCATCCCCAGCTTGGATATATCACTTCACCTCTTTTTTCTAGTCATCGAGGCATGTGTCGCCAATCGATATGGCCACGACCCCTTTTAAATTTGACCAAATTCTGTCCATGTAACAGGAGTGCTCTGCTAGTGATAAGCACCCTGTATGCTGAGTGACAGAACACTGCATTTTACAAAACAGCAAGTTCTGATTATGCTTGCTCACcaccaactggaaaaaaaaagacctctttCACAGATTGAGATGGGACAGCAGAACAGCTTAATAGTAATGCAATTATTCTGAAGTGTAGAACTGCAGGAAATCTCAGAAAGTCAAAGTCTAGTTCTCACCATTTCATGATGATCGGTAAGGCAAACAGCAGTCTCAGTTATGCAAGATCTGTTTTAAAACTATAAAAGCATATTTCTCTCTTGTTCAAGGCCAGTCACTTAGAAAAAGCTGTACAACACTTTAAAGACATACTGAATAGCAAAATACCAACACCTCTGTATAAATATTCACTGACATCATTTTGGTCCCTTCTACAGATAAGGTTGCCATCTTCCAGTGATGATCTTCTAAAATATTCATTCAACAATTCAAAGTAAATCACCATTACTACCAGAGGCAATTTGAGAGAATGCTTCATTAGGCTCCAAACCATGGAAGCCCTCTCTCAGCTGCACATTTAACATGCTACAGATCTGAGCTGCCTTTTCTTTCAGTATCTTAATATATTTATGTTAAAACAGAGTTCTACCCTGCAATAAACTGCATAATCCCATAAATGTCAAATCTACAAAATTGAGAATCATAcataaaagaaggcaaatgtaacaaaaaaaaaaaaaaaagagcaacatcAAAGACCCTAACATCATTAGTAAAACTCTGAGATGTGTACATACTATTGTCCACTCCTGTAATGACAGAGCATTATCtagtgctttgcttttgtttacttACAATGAGTCTCCAAAGTAAAATTTCATGAATTTGAGGTATGAGACATACCATTAAGTTGGGATCACAAGTTCTCTTCACAGTCATTAAAATTCAACATGTGATCCCCCTGATCAAATGCTGGGGTCTAATTTTGGGCAGGATAAACGATCCTTGTGTTTACGAGAGCTTGTGTGAATCAAATGACACAAATGACTATTGCAAACTGTAAAGTAAAGGAAGCCTTTACTTTAATGACAATGAACGAGATTCGCAGGGCACGGAGCTGGCATGCCACAACCACTGAGAAAGAAGGACGCGTGGCACTAGGCTGAACAGGAATGCCACCTTCCAACGGACTCACTGAGAGAGAACTGGACTACAGCTGAGCAGCATCACAGTTTCTTCCTGTGTTCTGCTGTTCTACAGATGAGGAACGGTCCGAGATCTGAGCTGCACAAAATTGTGTTTCATCTGGTTTTACATCCTTTTTGGCTTGGTCTCTGAATATTTCACTCTGCAGCCAAGGACCTGGTCCCTGCTTCATGAAAAAGCATATGCTTTATGGAAGACAATGTAGATTTGCAACAAGCATGCTGATAAATACCTTTAGGGCAGCTAGCTCTTTGATGTAACGGTCCTTACTGCCCCTCAAAATGCTATTATGTTACCTAAGTTGGATCTGTACAGAACAATGATACAAAAAAAGATCGTTCTTCCTGAAAGGGGCAAAACCAAATTATGAATTTACTGTAAGACTTACTGTAAGACTCTTTCGGGTCACCAGTCTTGAATTTTATCAGCCAACATCTCCTGTTGCTTCTGCTCTTAAGAGAGGCAATCAGAGTTCATTTTTCAAAGTTTGGCAGGAAAATTATCTTCCAGCTTCATCTCTAGAGCGCACATACTTTGAGGGTTCTTCTGTAACTTTAGATCACTGGTAGACTGAGTCAAAGCCTCGTCATTTATTTGTAAGGCTTTCAGCTGTATCCTGTCATCACTGTCTTCACTGTTAGAGATAGGACGTATTTCTTGAATGTTCAAGAGATCTCCCATACTGCAAGTCTCCTCTGTGTTACTGGAACTCATTCTCAGGGCTCTTCTTGGAAGGTCTTCCTTTCTCAAGTTAATCTTCTGAAGTTTAAAAGGAAGCttgtttttctctcctgcagTATCAATACAGTCAAGTGAACAAACCtgttctcttctggttttgttattATTGCCAGGACTATTCAAAGGAGATGATAGGGACAggttttcttcttgctctttaACACTGTAAGGAGGAGTAGGGACTTCAAATGTAGCATGAAACTGAGAATAATCAACACGGAAAAAGCCATCTTCTAGGGACATTACTGGGAGGAATCTGTGACCCCAAAGAACTTCATCTTCTGTATAGGAGGTCCTAGCTTGACACGTCATTCCTACAGAAACAGAGACAAGAGCGTGACGTTCTAATGTGAGTGAGTAGACCGGCATACGAAACAAAAAATATAGCATAAGGCTGACAGATAAAAATCCATGATAGCCCATAAGCTAACAAATTTATAGATTATAAAATGGAGTGATTCTTCCTAGTCAATCTCCTGACAGGCAATGGAGCACCTCTAATTGGTCGACTAGATTTTTGTGTAAATATTGGATTAAATACTGCAGACTCACACCAAGCAAGCAACTTCTGAtagaagtaaaatattaaattagGACAGTATTAGCTCACTAGCAAGAACAATCTTGTAGTTTGTATGCAATACCATTTCTTGGAAGTCACCTTGGGAGAAAGGAACGTTGCTTGGCAGAGGCTTACAGAATTCTCTGGCAAAGATTGGGTGTGGGGGTAGCAAAGctaaatgaaaaatttaattcTCCTTCTATAGGCTAGACTACATTTTCTCCTGATATGTCAAGACAAAAGCTGTGCAGGGAGCTTGCAGTTGTCTTCCATGCTAAGACACAGGTAGCACTGTAAAGCTTGTAACAGAATTTGTTCCACTTAGTGCAAACATACATCATTGACAGAATTTATGTGTGAAGTGACAGCTAAAATGTGTTCTAACCAAGCCAACAACAGTGCTGATTAGAATTAATACAAATATCCCAGGTGAGTAGAGCTTTAAGACCTCCTGTCATAGTACTCTTCAGAGGCAGAATTAGCAGTCAGTAAGCCCAAACTCTGATTTGCTTTCCAATTACTGCTACATTAGTTCTCAGACAAGTGTAAAATGTTTCACTTGTGATACCCAATTAGGTAATTGCATGAAATGTGGTTATGAACACGTGCTTATGTAAGATATATGGTTCAGTTGCAGGATGAAAAGAGGCTTCTGTGGGGATCTAGACTGACGCACTTGACATGAAAGAGGGTTTTGTCCCGGTGGATTGTGTGTTTAGGGCTCAGTGCAGGACATGGATAGTATGTGGTCAGTTCCATTTCCTGTCCAGCATGAGATGATTGCACTTGGCTGTGCAAAAAGGACATTACTGTCTCTAAGACAGGAACCAGGCAATCAGTAATTTTGTTGAAAGGATGAAAATACTCCTTGATTAATCAAGGTTTAACAAATCCTCaaaagaagggagaggaagaTCAGAGTATCAATGAACGTACTGAATGATTTGGAGTTTAACAGTACACATGGATCCTCGATGCAGATCTTTTTACGTAACTGCAGTGTGCTGTCACAGCATCCATTAAAGAATTAAGTCCCCAAAAGACAAGGCCACAAAGTGAGCTGTTGTCTGGACAATGCcatatcaaaattaaaaaaaaaaaaaaagttaaaaaaaccaaatcccaGCTCACATTTGCTGATAACCATGTGTTGCTACAATCTTTGTGACTATGCAGTCTGCATTTGTACTGTAAAACTGAGTTTCTTATTTTGGATTCAATTTAATATAAGGTAGGTTGAAAGTCATTTTGCAGCACCAGCAACTTTTAAAGTTCAGTGTTCTTTCAGAGAGCTGGTCCTTAAAACAGGAGTCTTACAAGGGTATCATACTCTTCTACATGCCATACTCAAAAAGTGGCGGGATGCATCTCTTCCTGAACGTACTGGTCACTTTGGGCATCAGTAACGCAGAGCCCTGTGGGGAAAGGAGGTCTCCTCTTGACTGGTAAAGGCCACTGAAGCTCTGTAGCGTATGGCAGGATATTCTGGACCATCCCTGATTAGCATCCCAAAAGGATTAACACCTGCCTCACTAAAAATATCAGTActgaaaacaaagattaaaaattagAGCATGCATATTATTATAAATCTTACCAGTAGTCTCAACAATTCCTTCAAGGATGACAACTATTTCAAATTGCTCGCTTCTTAGTGATCTTTGTGACAGACAAAAAAATGGGCTCTTTGAATTAATTTCATGACAGATGGTTAATGGGGAAACTAAAAACAGCTGGTCAGCTCCAGTTCCAAATCCAACATCCAGTTCACACTGGTCTAGCGGCAGAAATTCTCCCTCCGGTGTCTGTCGGGACTAAAGATTAGAAGATGATTTAGCAATCACTGTGTGAGGCAAAACATGAATTCAATGCAATGAAATTTCAGCCTCCCTCTTTCATGACATCATCTATGTGTTCGGTCTGAGGTCTTCATAATGGAGATAAAAGTAATGCTAAACACTGTAAGACTACTACACATGACCAATTTTGACTTTTATTAGCATGCCACTAGATCTCATCATCATCTACAAACTTTACTaggatatagatatatattttgaCAAAAACTTTGGGTACCAGACTACATGCCTTATAACAGACGTTCACCACAAACATCTGTATCAAAAGTTCCCATTAATGAGACCAAAATCTACAAGCCAGGCGCATTTCAATCCGTTGCCCAAAttcacatttcattatttttatatgttACCAATTTTTGTTTGGGAGATACTGTGATGTACTAACTCAAAGGTAAGCATCATAGTAATTGTACAGTACGGCTGGTGACATTTCCATAAAACCATCTGAATCAATATTAACGATGCTATCATCCCTTGCCAGTCTGCATGTATCACCTAGTGTATGTTGATCTTAATAATGAACTTATGATCACTGTTAAGCTAAGTGCCGCATTTTTATTCATGTCATTACACAGGTCCATTAAAAATAacttccccctgccccatagtGTTCCCCCCAAATCTTCCTGGTACTTAGAGTATAACTAAAAATTACATCAGCTGGCCAGGCAGCTCCTCAGCTGATTGCTTTAAAAGTCTCTGGTGGAAACTGCCCATTAAAATTAGAAGCTTTGCAGAGCCTATTTAAAATCCTTTCTGCTTATTACTTGATTAGAAAGCACTTAACTCTTTAAGAAGATGACTACAGTTATAAATTATAGACTACTCCGTAGTTactaaatagttttaaatgtgTTACATTGGTACTGACAAATGTATTGGTTCCATTGCTTGGAAATGCCATCCATTATTCCCGAGAGCAAGCCAAAGCTAGCAGTTTTGCCGCTGACTTATATCTGATCGGTATTCTTTTAAGAAagtttctctctttaaaaaaattccctaaGCAACAAGCATACCTTCAGATTGTCTCTCCACCTGTATCTTAAAAACGCTGCATTTTTAATTGCCTGGTATTTACTGGCGATTACATAACCAGTTGGGTAGCTGGTAGAGCACAGCTCCTTATTAAATACAACAGATTATTTCATTTGTGTGCTATGTGTCTGTttttctgctgaggaaaaaaaaaaatcttcctatttAAATAACCAAGTTCTCCCTCACTCAAAAGTCAGTTTCTCCACTAACAATGAGGACAGGGAAAGTATCAGCTGATTGCTTGTAAAAGTATTCTTACGGATTATTTGTGCTTTGAAAGGTTAAAGGCAGTACTATAATATAAAAGCTATCAAAACCACTACTATGTATCAATTGTGACCGTCTCTTTTATAAGCAAAGGTGTAATAAAACTACCGCAAAAacattctttctcttctcccgAGGGAACCTGCTGAACTAAGCTGCAGGCTACACCACTGCTTTTGTTGCCTGGGTATTCTTCTTTCAGCAGGTGCACAAATTGGTTGGCAACATACGATCTCTGCTTCAAGGTAACAAGGCTCAACATGAGCTCTATGAACCAATGTCTAAAACATCACATTTCCCCAAAGTTTTATCAAATACAATTACCTAGACAAAGATGTGCATATTTGCACAAACTACTGCCTGAATGACTTAAGAACTGTTTCATCTACAAACCATTTTTCTTTGTGGAAGAGTCTTCGATCAAATCCACTCAATAGTAAACAAATCCAGCGAGGATGATTAGAGGTAACAGATCTGGGAGAAAGCAAAAGGTTGTGTTTGAGGTATTCAGTATCTTACATACAGGACTGCTTTATTCAGGGCATGGagaattttttaaagaaacttatttgttaaataacaaaaaactaACCTGAATTAAGATAGCTTAGCAGCCCTATAATATGTTAAGACTCCTAGACAGGGACCTTTGTTGCATATATATAGCTTTACTCAAAGGAtcacaaaacaaagcagaggaCTATAAATTATCAACAGTAAATTTGGAAGGAACACTTGTGATTCTTTATTTTGACCACCTGTGTAACACAAAATCAAATGTACTCCACAGATTAATACATGCTTGAACAAGGGCACAATTACTTAGAATTGCCCCATTTCAAATGTGGCCAGAGATGGAGAATCCAAAAGCCTAGCTGAGTTCTTCCAAAGGTTAACTGCCTcacagctaaggaaaaaaaaacactccTCCTGTGACTGGATTTTTCCACCTTTAACTTTCTGCCACTGGATCTTTGTCTTGTTTCTTATTACTAGGCAGAATTCCATTGCATCATCGCTTAGTCGGTTTTCGTGTCTGACCAAAAATTTTATGCCCTTCGAGTATTTGCTCCTATCCTTTTCATTTTCCGTGCTTCTCCAAACCCTGTTGTTTATGCACATCCTTCTTTAACTGGACACAAtgcagttttattattattaacctGCTTTCAGTTTACTTGTTTAGAGAACTCACATAATTATGTTTGGATACCCAGGTGGACTAATTAAGCACTGGAGCAGAAAATGCAGGATGCAAAAGATAGATGACCACCGAGCTTAATACTGCAGTACGTTGTAGAGAAACTCAGAATCTAAGAAATGCTAAACTGGTACGTACTTGGGAATCTAGATGCTAAACTGGTACATTCTAATTTGCCATTAAGTGCTACTGTATTTTCAGTTCTAGTATTCGAGAGGAAAAACCCTGATCGCACCTACCTACGCTTATGCCCCACCCTTAGACTAGCAACTTGCAAGAACGTTTATTATATATTACATTGCTGAAATAATATGAACTTGTTACTTTGATACCACTGTTAAAGAATTGTATGGTTTTTGCTAGTGACACTATACCTGGAGTTGTTGTTTAGATATTTCCCAGGATGACTGCTATGTTTTAATATAGTCCAGTTGCTCCAAACTGTAAATAAGACCTGACTGAGCTGGGCTCGTTCAGATGGGAGAAGAGAGAGCATAAAGGGGGATCTAATAGCAACCTTCCAAAACCTAAGAGGAAGGTATtcaagaagatggagccaggctcttcataGCAGTGCATAGCAGGAGCAAGAGAGACAACAGGCAAGTTGAAACTATAGAAGTTCAGGCTTGATTGAAGAAACATTTGTCCATCATGAGGACAGTTAAGCAGTGGAAGATCTTTCCCAGCAAGGATGCGCAGCCTTTGTCCTTCAAGGTTTCCAAAACTAGACTGGAAACAGCCCAGAGCAATCTGGTCTGACCTCCTAACTCACCACACTTTGAGCAAGAGGTTGGACTACAGACCTCTCAAGACCCCTTCCAAtgtgaatgattctatgatattaaAAATTGTATCACATGCACCTTCTGCACATCAATGAGATCACAATATAATGGATCTTCTTACTTACTTGCAATGCCTGTCATCTGCCATTTGTGAACTTTCTATTATAATTGTTTGCTTTCAGCTTATTCAAAGCTGTTAATTAGTACAGCTCAAAGAACAGGTGCCTGCTGGTCATAGCCCCAAGTGCACTGGCTCTATGGCTCTATGCTTCACAACTGTCTTTTCAAAACTATTGCCTAGCACATGTTGAAAACAGGCTATGACAATTTTACATTTCTCAGCTTTCTGAATCTAAACATCCTACGCTACTAGCTGAAATACTTTACATACCACCTTACACACCAACACTATTATGTTTATCAGTGATATCTGTAGTCCCGTCAAGAGCAGATCAAAATAGGTATCAAAACTAAGTTTTAACAAACCAATACTGATCACCATGTGGTGGATGCTGGTTACTGCCACTATCACCAGATCATTCGGCCATACTAGTGATGTATGAATTAACAGGCAGAAAATTACAGTCCACTGTGACGCTGAAAAGGCCAGGACCTTTCCACATTTCACTAACTACACATTTTCAGCAGCTAGTTCCGACCAGCTTCTTTCTCTTTACTGCCTCAGAAGCCTGCTTATTCCTGTTTCTAGAGCACTGAATTAGAAAGACTGGTTTCTGGAAACGTTTTTGCTGAAACACAGACACTTAGTCTTGTAACTGTTTTCCAAACTCTCCACGACTCAGTTCAAAAAAGGGCCCCAGACTTTTCCATGACATCAGTATGCCATGCTGCTGGGCAGTCCCCTGGACCAAAAAAAGAAGCCAGCACAGTGTGGTGGTACCACTGTAATCTACCAAATATCCTAGGGCATATATCATGCTTCCAGTAAATGCCATTCAGACAGACTCAGATTGGTGTGCTTTCATTACAAAAGTAAATCCTCAGCGTTCCATTGGTCCAACCAAAACACTATGTTCACTACTAAATATGTGTCCTATCTCAAGTACAAAAGGGTGATAAGACATATTTCTTCACATTCTTTCACTGTGACACAAGTAAAAAAATTTCTAGCTATGTGATTGGCTGCAGAAGCATAACAAGATCAGCTGTCAACAGCACTGCAGACAGTACAGTGGAAAGAGCACAAATCACAACTAGGCAGAACTCACTGAAGATCAACGGTAAGCAAGTTTCAGCACATTCACCAGAAGTTTACAGGACACAAAAAGCTACTTCAAAGCAGCTGACGTAAACTCACACACTGCCAGAAAGGCCACTATGACTGCTGGAATGGTGTGTCCAGTTCAAGGGGCACCTTAACAAACCAAGGAGGATTTACAGAAAGACACGGGAAGTAATACCACACCTTGTAATGAGGACTGAGGGGGCAGCTACTACACTTTCACTTCTAAATTTCCCTGTGTCCATAACTTATATTTGCCAAAGGTCACAAAGCAGCTTGAAGACAAGTCATGAGCGTGATGACCGTTGGAAGGAAATCAACTATTACTCACTGATACACTATCTTGTCTATGAAACAGCTATCATAAGATGAATCAGTCAAGCAGGTCCATCAAATGTTCTTATGTTTTCTGTTCCAATCATCTGCATACCAGCACTGTGTAGCAATAAGTTTATCAGCAGAAAGTGCACCAGGTTGTGTGTTCCACGTTTTATTTCAAAAGTCTGTAACAAATCACTGTCACTGTAAAAAACACACAACTGTGACACCGCTTTTATTCCACTTTGACTTGCATTCCATCTTGGATGATGGACAGAATTAAATGCCTCAGCAGaggctttctgctcatttttaatAGTTAGAGATCAACAAAAATCATGGTTTAGCTGGCTTTTCGATTCCTACCAAAATTGGTCCATTGTAAATCCTGACAGCTTGTTCTCATATATAAATATCCTACTTCTTTTTGAATCTTAGAAGATTCTCCATTTAAAATGGTATTCTGAGACAAGAAAAATTAACAGCTCGGTCAGCTGTTCTGCACAGAAGGAAACCAACCTTTCACATTTACCATTGTCCCATCACCTACTGTATCATGCTTGTTTCTCCAGATTATTAAAATGGCCGAACAGTTGCTTCAAAGAGAGGATTACCGTAGAGAATATAGaacatttaaaacattcaaaTGTGATATTCTCAAATTAACATTGTCACTGGGATTCAGGTTCCAATGCTCCCCATCAAGCATGCTCCCATGAAAAGACATAGCTGCTATGAGCTGCTACATTGCTTCATCTCGGCATGCCACACACAGTGTTTTCCTTCCATTGTACTCATGCC contains the following coding sequences:
- the LOC141970460 gene encoding G protein-activated inward rectifier potassium channel 1-like isoform X1, which translates into the protein MSTVRRKFGDEYQAVGPARSGTRRERQRFVDKNGRCNVQHGNLGGESSRYLSDLFTTLVDLKWRWNLLIFLLTYTVAWLVMASMWWGIAYLRGDLHRAHDDTYSPCVANVYNFPSAFLFFIETEATIGYGHRYITERCPEGIVLFLFQSLLGSIVDAFLIGCMFIKMSQPKKRAETLMFSHAAVVSQRDGKLCLMFRVGNLRNSHMVSAQIRCKLIKSRQTPEGEFLPLDQCELDVGFGTGADQLFLVSPLTICHEINSKSPFFCLSQRSLRSEQFEIVVILEGIVETTGMTCQARTSYTEDEVLWGHRFLPVMSLEDGFFRVDYSQFHATFEVPTPPYSVKEQEENLSLSSPLNSPGNNNKTRREQVCSLDCIDTAGEKNKLPFKLQKINLRKEDLPRRALRMSSSNTEETCSMGDLLNIQEIRPISNSEDSDDRIQLKALQINDEALTQSTSDLKLQKNPQSMCALEMKLEDNFPAKL